From the genome of Miscanthus floridulus cultivar M001 chromosome 10, ASM1932011v1, whole genome shotgun sequence, one region includes:
- the LOC136488815 gene encoding uncharacterized protein — translation MGNDRMRSLKTFQTNDEDEDHSSEEADNGIGNDVEKGETAPSEKQQEVLDTSDTTSKDNTTPSENQQEVLDTSTASKDNEEQAVTADEPKEKKQRVEDPPVSEQTVQKETTDKLKESTDKPKESSEKNIDDLIDEDLKEIGDRKKVSLLSGVVTA, via the exons ATGGGAAATGATCGGATGAGAAGCCTAAAAACATTCCAGACAA atgatgaggatgaagacCACTCTAGTGAGGAAGCCGACAATGGGATTGGGAATGATGTGGAGAAAGGTGAAACCGCTCCATCTGAGAAGCAACAGGAGGTGCTTGATACATCTGATACCACGAGTAAGGACAATACCACTCCATCTGAGAACCAACAGGAGGTACTTGATACCTCTACCGCGAGCAAGGACAATGAGGAACAAGCAGTCACTGCTGATGAACCGAAAGAAAAGAAGCAACGTGTGGAAGATCCTCCAGTTTCTGAGCAGACCGTGCAAAAAGAAACTACTGATAAACTAAAGGAGTCCACTGATAAACCAAAAGAGTCTAGTGAAAAAAATATTGATGATTTAATTGACGAGGACCTGAAAGAAATAGGGGACAGGAAAAAGGTATCTTTGCTTTCTGGTGTGGTTACAGCTTAA